The DNA window ACCGGTAAGACGGTCCTGATGCAGAAGATCGCAAACAGTATCAGCACGAATCATCCTGATGCGGTGCTGATCATCCTGCTGATCGACGAGCGTCCGGAAGAAGTAACGGACATGGAGCGGAACACCAAGGCCGAGGTTATTTCCTCGACCTTCGACGAACCCGCCAGCCGTCACGTGCAGGTCGCCGAGATGGTGATCGAAAAGGCCAAGCGGTATGTCGAGTTCGGGAAGAACGTGATCATCCTGTTGGACTCGATCACGCGTCTGGCCCGCGCCTACAACACCGAAGTCCCGCACTCGGGCAAGATCCTGTCCGGCGGTGTTGACGCCAACGCACTGCAGAAGCCCAAGCGGTTCTTCGGCGCTGCCCGCAATATCGAAGAAGGCGGCAGCCTGACGATCCTGGCGACGGCGCTGGTCGACACCGGCAGCAAGATGGACGAAGTCATCTTCGAAGAGTTCAAGGGCACGGGTAACTCCGAACTGCACCTTGACCGTCGTCTGGTCGACCGCCGAACGTACCCCGCGATCGACATCAACCGCTCCGGCACGCGGCGTGAAGAGCTGCTGCTGGACAAGAAGGAACTCGAACTGGTTTACCGTCTCCGTCGCGTGCTGAGCGACATGAACCCGGTCGAAGCCGTCGAGCTTCTGAAGGGCCGGTTGGAGAAGGTGGCGAGCAACGCGCAGTTCCTGATGTCGATGAATTTGGATTGACCGGGAGCTTTGGACAACTTGTACCTAGAATAGCTAGCCCCGACACCCCAGTGGTGCCGGGGCTTCTTCATTGCCGTGCTATGGAAAGAACGGAGTCATGGGCGAACCGCTCCCCCTCATCCTCTTCTCCGGCATGGGTGCCGATCAGCGGATGTTCGCCGAGCAACTCGCCGCCATCCCCAACCTGACAGTCCCTCACTGGCTTCCGCCGAAGCGGGATGAAACACTGCGGCAATACGCACATCGGCTGGCCGCCGACATCGGGCCCGATCGGCCATGTGTGATCGGCGGGGCGTCGTTCGGCGGGTTTCTCTCGCTGGAGATGCTCCCCTTCGTCAATGCCCGGGCATGCCTGCTCGTGGGCGCCGTGCGATCGCCGGACGAATTGCCGTGGATGATTCGTGTCGTGCGTCCCCTGGCCCCGCTGTGCCGGTTGATTCCGTTCGAACTGTTCCTGTGGGTGGCGGGATTTCTGGGCTTCAGCTACGGGTGGCTCATGCCCCGGCGAATCCGCGAGTTTCTTCAGCTCGGCGGCAGTCTTGACGCCGACTTCTTCCGCTGGGCAACCCAGGCCGTGCTGACCTGGGGCAAGGAAGGTCCGCCACCGGCGACATCGGTGCCGATCTACCACATTCACGGGGAGCGGGATTGGGTTCTGCCGGCACAGCTGACGTCGCCGACAGAGGTGGTATCGAAGGGCGGGCACATCATCGCCGTGACGCATCCTGATCAAGTGACGGCGTTTATCCGACGGCATTCGTAGGGTCCGCCTTGGCGGACGTGTGGCGCTCGAGCACCTTTGGACGCGTCCGCCAAGGCGGACCCTGCCTAATCGTTGGAGCCGTCGGGCACACGCCGTGTGCCCCTACATCTTGCCTTCCAGCAGCCGCGCCACTTCCTGGCAATCCTTGTCGCCACGGCCGGAGAGGTTGATCACGATCACCTTGTCTTTACCCATCTTCGGGGCGAGCTTGGCCACATAGGCGATCGCGTGCGCCGTCTCGAGGGCCGGCAGGATGCCTTCACAGCGGGCGAGGGTCTTGAAGCCTTCCAGCGCCTCGTCGTCGTCGATCGTGACGTACTCGACCCGGCCGCTGTCTTTCCAATAGGCGTGCTCCGGGCCGACGCCGGGGTAATCGAGGCCGGCGGAACAGGAATGGGCGTCGGCGGTCTGGCCGTCGGCGTCCTGAAGGACGTAACTGAGCGAGCCGTGCAGCACGCCCGGCTGACCCTGCGAAAGGGCGGCCGCATGCTGCCCGAGTGCACCGCCACGACCACCGGCTTCAACGCCGATCAGCTTAACACCGGTGTCTGCCGCGAACGGGGCGAAGATGCCGGCCGCGTTGGAACCACCGCCAACGCAGGCGATCACTGCATCGGGCAGACGGCCTTCGATATCCAGGCACTGCTGCTTGCTTTCGACACCAATGACCGCCTGGAAGTCGCGGACGATCATGGGGAACGGGTGGGGGCCGACGACCGATCCGATGATGTAGTGCGTGTCTTCGACGGATCCCATCCAGTCGCGCATCGCTTCGTTGGTCGCGTCCTTGAGCGTTTTCGATCCGCTGGTCACCTCGATGACGTTGGCCCCCATCAATTTCATGCGGAAGACGTTGAGGTTCTGTCGGCGGATATCCTCGGCACCCATGAAGACGTCGCACTTAAGGCCGAACAGCGCGGCCGCGGTTGCCGTCGCCACGCCGTGCTGGCCGGCACCGGTCTCGGCGATGACGCGCTTCTTGCCCATACGGAGGGTGAGCAGCGCCTGGCCGATGGTGTTGTTGATCTTGTGCGCGCCGGTGTGATTGAGGTCTTCGCGCTTCAGGTAGATCTTGGCACCGCCGAACTTGTCGGTCAGACGTTTCGCGAAGTAGAGCCGGGTGGGCCGGCCGACAAAGTCGTGCAGGTAGCCGTCGAGTTCCTCCTTGAATGCCGGATCGGCCTGGGCACTGCGGTACTCGGCTTCGAGTTGCTGGAGGGCGAAGATAAGCGTTTCAGGGACGAAAACGCCGCCGTACTGGCCGAAATGGCCGGCGCTGTCGGGCATGGCAATGGGAGGGGACGCAAGCGCGGTACTCATAGTGCGAGAATGGTAGGGGCGATATGGGAGACGGGCAATGACGGAAAGAATGATGACTTGGGCAGGCAGAAGTCAGGTACGAAGGCACTGGGGCACGTTGCCCCCCATTTGACACTCGCCGGACGCAGGGACTCTCCGTACAATCCTCTCCAACCATGTACCGCACGCTCGTCATCGCCCGCCATACGTTCCGTGAGTCGATCGTTCAGCCGATCTTCTCTCTTCTCATAGGCATCGGCTGCGCGCTGATGTTCATCTTCGCCATGCTGCCGTTCTTCACGCTCGGCGAAGACTCGACCATGTTCAAGTCGGTCGCGCTGGACATCGTCCTTCTCCTGGTGCTGCTCACGACACTCTTTGCCACCAGCAAGAGCGTTTACGACGAGATCGAAGACCGCACCATGCTCACACTCATGAGCAAGCCGGTCCGTAAGTGGGAGGTGCTGCTCGGCAAATACCTGGGCATCATCGTCGGGGCGTTACTTGCGATCGTGATCCTGGGCGTGGTCATCAGCGGGGCGATCTACTGGCGGGTGCCGACGGACTACCAGCTTCAGGTCAACAGCCTGGACGACCTGGTCCTCAAACAGATCGCCGACTACCGCCTGATGCACATCATGGGCATGATCCCCAGCCTGCTGCTGGTCTGGCTTCAAATTGCGGCACTGGCGGCGATCGGCGTGGCGCTGTCGGTGCGGTTTTCGCTCGTGGTCAACCTGCCGGCGGTCATCCTCTTTTACGTGGCCGGCAACCTGACTCGATTCCTCGGCAACATGGACGCCAACAGCTCGGTCGTCACCCGCGGCCTGGCGTGGCTGGCGACGACTGTGGTGCCGTTCCTCCAGGTGTTCGACTTCCGCCAGCACACGGTCTACCGCGAGGTGCGGGTTCCGGGAACGCAGTTCATGGACGCCGTCCGTCATCCCAATGCGGTCGACCTCTGGACGATCTGGGGCTATTTCGGTGTGGCAAGTTTGTATGCGGTCGGGTTCGCCATCTTCGCGCTGGCGGCAGGACTGCTGCTGTTCGAGAACCGGGAACTGGGTGGGGCGGAAGGCTGATTTGATCTGGGCACGAGTCGCGCCAAGGCGGCAAGCAGGCTCGCCTGTCATAACGGGATGGCAGCCCGTTCCGCAAAGTGCTGGTCATGCCTCGTCACAAATCTCGGTGGGCAGGTCGAGATAGATTGCAATGTCGCCGGCTTTGTCCGCCGCCTGCTGCTTCGTCGAATATTCGGTGACGTAAACGCTGATGTCCTTACCCGACAGCGACACACGAAATCGGCTGTACGAACCGCCGTTGTGAGTCGTTAAGAGGTGATGGGTGACCGTGACCCGATCGAAGAACTTCAGGTCGTATGCGTAGCTGCGCTTCATCCCCAGCGTGCCGCGTGTCCGGCGAACCTGCCCGGCGGGTCGGTCAATCTCCAGATCCCAGTGCATGGACAAAGCTCCGACGGCAAATACCATCGCCAGCAGTCCTAGGAGCAGCACGGCCCAGCCGGCACCGGGCTTGGCGGTGATGGTCCCCAGAAACTGGATGCTGACGCCGACGTAGACGGCGGCAAGCCCTGTCAGCAGTAGGGGCACCAGCGCCAGGCCCAACCAGCCGATGCGGTGCCGAAAGATGATGGGTTTGGAAGTCATAGCGTCGCTCTGCCCGATCAGGATTCGCCTTTTCTGTTTTGAACGTCCACCCCAGGAAACGACAGCCTAACCATGCTTCCCTCGATTGACGACCAGATTCGAATTCTCTCCCGCCGCTGCGAACGCATTCTCTCCGAAGAAGACCTGCGCAAAAAGCTGGCGCGGAGTTACGCCACTGGCAAGCCGCTGCGCATCAAGCTCGGCATGGACCCGACGGCCCCCGACGTCACGCTCGGCCACGCCGTGCCGCTGAGCGTCGTGCGGCAGTTCCAGGAGTGGGGCCACAAGGCGGTCATCATCATCGGCGACTACACCGCCCGCGTCGGCGACCCAACCGGCCGGAACGCCACGCGCAAGGTCCTATCCGGCGAAGAGATTGACGCCAACGCCAAAACCTACGTCGCCCAGGTCGGCAAGATTCTCCTGACGTCGCCGGAAAGCTTGGAGATTCGCTACAACGGCGAATGGCTCGGCAAGATGGGCTTGGTGGATATCATCAAGCTCGCCAGCCGAAAGAGCGTGGCGCAGATCCTGACGCGCGAAGACTTCGCCAAGCGCTACGCAGAGGGGATCGACATTCGCCTGCACGAGATTCTCTACCCGCTGTTGCAGGGTTGGGACAGCGTGATGATCGATGCCGATGTCGAGATGGGCGGCAGCGATCAGCTTTTCAATAACCTCGTCGGCCGCGAGTTTCAGAAGGAAGAGAAGCCCGACGACCCACTTGCCGGGCAGGTGGTCATCGTCACGCCATTGCTCGTCGGCACCGACGGCGTGAAGAAGATGAGCAAGTCGCTGAAGAACTACGTGGGTGTAACTGACGCCCCCAGCGGCAATGACAGCATGTTCGGCAAGATCATGTCGCTGCCGGACTCACTGATGGAGAGCTACTACACGCTCGTCACCGACCTACCGTTAGACGAGATGAAGCGGCAGATCGCGTCCGACCCGCGCAATGCGAAGGTATCGCTGGCGAGGCACATCGTGGCGAAGTTGCATTCAACGGAGGCCGCCGACGCGGCGGTCGCCGAGTGGGACCGCGTGCACTCGCAGAAAGGGGCTGTCCCCGACAACGTCCCGGAAGTGGCGATTGAGGCGGGTGAACACCGCATGGCCGCGCTCCTGGTGAAAGCGGGCCTGGCCGCGAGTAACGGTGAGGCGACGCGAAAGATCAAGGAAGGCGCGGTCTATCTCGATGGCGAGAAGTTCCTGGATTTCCACGCAGCGATTTCAATCACGAAGCCTGCGGTTGTCAAGCTCGGTAAACGATTCGCGAAGCTGGTTCCCGCGTAGGAGTTCCCTCAAAGCGCCATCCCCGAAGGGATGGGTTGTTACGCGGATGACCTTCGAACTCGTTCAAATCCTTTCCCGTTGAACGACTCTGACCGACTCGTTCGTCCTTCGCGCAAGAACCCATGCTGTGCAGAACTGCTTGTGTGGAGGCGACAACGCGTCCCATGACAAATTCCCGTCCCTGCCTTATACCTTTGTCCCAGTCGCGTGCGGGGAACTCGAAGGAGCTTCGATGTCGGCCTTTATCTTGATTTCCATCCTCCTCGTGCGTGTCGGGCTGGGCATGTACCTGGCCGGTCTGACCCGTGCAAAAAACGCTGCCGGTGTGGTCGCCCGCGTCATCTGCGACTTCGGCATCGCCGCGCTGGCGTTCTACGTTCTGGGCGCTGCGATCGTCACCCAGGAGAACAACCGGATCTTCGCCATGGATTTCCGGCATTGGTTCAACGCCGAGGCGGCTGCCGAAGTCAGCGTCTTTCTATTGTTTACGACCGTGGCAACCGGAATCGTCATCGGCGCCCTTGGGGAGCGATCACGCTTCTTCGCGATGCTTCCTGTCACCATTGTCCTGGCAGCGGTCGTCGTGCCGGTGCTGGCGTTCTGGTCCCGGTCGAGCTTGGGATGGCTTGCGAGACTCAGTGTGATTGACGACTTCGGAGCGTCCTGGCTTCACATGGCCGGTGGGGTGTTTGCGTTGTTTGGTGCAAAAGCGGTCGGCGCCCGCTCCAACAAGTACCACCGTGACGGCTCGGCCAGCATCATCCCCGGCCACAGCGTGCCGCTCGCGGGCCTGGGTGCCCTGATCATGTTCGCCGGGTTGGCGTCACTCCTGGCGGCAGGCGGTGGGCGGGCGGCGCTCAACGGCGTGCTCGCCGGCGCAGCAGGCATCGTTGCGAGCCTGGTCCTGGGCAGGCTCCGCTACGGCAAGCCCGACGTGTTGCTGATGATCACGGGCATGCTTGGTGGCGTCGTCGCCATCTCAGCAGGCGCGGCAAACGTCTACCCCATCTTTGCCATTATCATTGGCGGTGGGGCGGGCGTACTGGTCCCATGGGCGGCGGTCGAGATCGACATGCGGCTGCGGATCGACGATCCCGCCGGCGCAGTCGCGATCCATCTCGTTGGCGGTGCGTGGGGAACGGTCTGTGCCGGTATCTTCTGCGGGCGAGGCGTTGGTGGCACGTTCCAGGCGATTGGAGTGCAACTATTGGCGTTGGTTGTCGCAGTAGCCGTCTCGGCGGCGGCGGCGTTCGGAGTCTTCAAGTTCCTCGCGAGCAATCTGCGGTCCAACGAGGCCGACGAGTTCGATGGCCTGGACTTGGCCGAGCACGATATCGGCGCCTACCCCGACTTCCAGCAGAACAGCATCCGGTCGTATCACCTGCGGGAAGCGTAGGTCAATTGGGTGGGGCGTTCTTCGACATGGCCAGGGAACCGTCAAATAACCGCGCTGCGGTGGGCGCGAACCTTCAACTGCGCACCAATCGCATCGTTGATGTTACTTGGGCATCACGTATACGCGTGCACTTTCTGACAGATCATCCGTAATGAGCCTTCGACATCCCCGCTGGCGGTCTTAAAGGCGTCAGCATCGATTGTGAGTGGGGCTCCCAATACCACCAGTGGGGCGCCGTAGCTCGGCGTCGCGACTGCCTGTTCGATCGTCAAGCCGCCGACCGCCTGTACCGGAACTTTGACCGCCTGCACGACCTGCCGAAGCTCATCGAGTGGCGAAGGCATTCGCTCGCCGCGGGCGGCGATGCCTCGGCGTTCGTCGTAGCCGATGTGGTGGATGACGTAGTCACACCCGAGGTCTTCAAGCATCTTCGCCCCGGCGACCATGTCGGGGCAGCCGAGGTTGTCCCCCATAATCTTGACGCCCAGATCCCGCCCGGCCTTGACGACCACCTTGATCGTTTCCTCGTGCGCCCGGGCCATCACGACGATGTGGGTCGCTCCGGCTTTGTGCATCAGTTCGGCTTCCAGGTAGCCGCCGTCCATGGTCTTGAGATCGGCGACGATCGGCGTCTGCGGAAACCGCTGCCGTAGCGCGCGGACGCCGTTCATGCCCTCCGCGATGATGAGCGGCGTGCCGGCTTCAAGCCAGTCCACGCCTGCCCGCAAAGCCATCTCAGCAGTAGACAGTGCCTCGTCGATGGTGGTCACATCCAGCGAAATTTGTACGGTCGGTCGCACGCTTAGCCTCCTTCGCGAACACTTGAAGTCTTTTGAACGCCGAGGGTTATACCCCATCGTCACAAGGACGTGTTGGGGCAAGAAAAGTTGCCTTCGCAACGGGAAATCAATTGCTTGCAAGCTGCCACACCTCTAGCATTCGTGGTCTTGCGGCCGAGCCGCAACGGGGAGGGGGTTCGCGGTGTTTCTGCGGACATGGCGGTTTCAAATGATCCCGATGGTGGACAGTTCGTCGCTCGCCAGCGGCGGTGGCTCCCAAGACTTGTAAAGGTTCCTTGTCGTATGCCGATTTCTCTGATGCGATCGACCCGTCGCGCCGCCCGTTGTGCCGTCGAAGGCCTTGAGTCGCGGCAATTGCTCGCCGCTGCGCCGTCGGCCCTGGTTGCCAAGGTTCCGGAAGCGGCGGCTTTCCAACTCGTCTACGACCTGAATATCCCGAAGCTCGGCGGAAGCTACAACACGACCGCAGTCCCGTACAGCGTCAACGATGCGGCCAAGATCACAACGCCGTTCGATCGGGTGGCCTACCACCTGCAGTTGACCAAGGCCGATGGCACCACGCAGTGGGTGTATGTGTCTGCCGATGCCTTCACCCAGGACGCAAAGAAGCTTGGCGTGCCCACGTTTGCCAGTGGCGGCGCGTTCCAGAATGCCATCAGCAACCTGAACGTCAAATCCAATGTCGCCGGCATTGTGCAGGGGACGGGGTTGAGCGGCGGCATGATGGAGTTCTGGCCGAACAGCTATAACACCCGCAATGCCGCGGGCGTGCCCGGGGCATCGGAATGGGGTTACGACTTCGGCGACGAAATTGGCCTGCCGGCCAACGGTTATGGATCGATGCAGATCCACAATTACAACGCCCAGCAGACTCTTTTCGCTTACAACGCCTGGGGCGGGCTCGAACCGACGAAAGACGCTGAGATCGGAATCGGCAACAGCCCGACCGGCGGCAAGGACTGGACGTTCAACAAGTCGGCGGGGCAGTGGAGCGTCCGCCGCTTGCAGGTGCTGGTCCGGCCGACGACGACTGTGCCGCCGACGTCGCCACCGCCGGTGTCTCCGCCGCCGGTGTCACCTCCCCCAGTGTCACCTCCGGTGTCGCCACCGGTCGCCGGAGGCACTAGGATCAACTTCCAACCGGCGGCCGCTCCGACCGTTTCCGGTTACCTGGTCGACGCAGGTCAGACGTATGGCGCTCGCAATGGTCGAACCTACGGCTGGTCCGTGAGCCATGCCGACGCGGTTTACGACCGCAACGTCAACGCGAATCAGCTCCTGGACACAGCGGTCGGCGTCAAGGCCGGCGGAAAGTGGGAACTGGCCGTCCCCAACGGCAAGTACGTGGTGAAGATTGCCGTCGGCGATGCTGCCGCCACCAGCCAGAACAACGTTTGGGTCGAGGGATCGCAACTCTTCAACCAGGTTCCCCTGGCGATCAATGCGTTTTCGACCAAGTCGGTCACGGTCAATGTCACTGACGGGAACCTTTCGGTCGGCGTCGGGAGTGCCGCGACAGGCAAGACAAAGCTCAACTACATTGAGGTCGCTCCGTCGACGACGCCGGCACCCACGATCCAACTTGGAACGATCCTTCCGCTTGGTGACTCCATCACGTGGGGCTACGAAGACAAGAAACTGCCCACGGGCGGATATCGCAGCCGCCTGTACGACAAGCTCGCCGCTGCCGGTGCCGGCTTTACCTACGCCGGCTCCGAAAACGACCCCTTTGATTCGTCACTGCAGGCACCCAAGCTGACCCGCCATGAAGGTCACGGTGCATTCCGCACCGACCAAGTGGCGGGCAACCTGCTTGGCGTCGCCCCTGGCAGCAATGTCTCCAGCAACAATGGTGGTCACTGGCTCGACGGCACCGCTAGCCATCCGGCGATCAACCCTCAAATTGTGCTGTTGCACATCGGCACCAACGACATCCTTCAGAAGATCGCTCCGGCGACGGCGGCGGCGAATCTTGACAGTATCATCAAGACGCTTACCGACGCCCGCCCGACTGCCAAGATCTTCGTCTCGACGATCATCCCGACGCTCGACGCGACAAAGATGACTGCTCTCAAGCAGTACAACGACCTGCTTAAGCAGGTGGTCGCAAAGTACAAGGCGCTGGGTAAAAAGGTGACTCTGGTCGATATGTACACGCAGTTCGTCGATGCCACGGGTGCCCCC is part of the Humisphaera borealis genome and encodes:
- the trpB gene encoding tryptophan synthase subunit beta — its product is MSTALASPPIAMPDSAGHFGQYGGVFVPETLIFALQQLEAEYRSAQADPAFKEELDGYLHDFVGRPTRLYFAKRLTDKFGGAKIYLKREDLNHTGAHKINNTIGQALLTLRMGKKRVIAETGAGQHGVATATAAALFGLKCDVFMGAEDIRRQNLNVFRMKLMGANVIEVTSGSKTLKDATNEAMRDWMGSVEDTHYIIGSVVGPHPFPMIVRDFQAVIGVESKQQCLDIEGRLPDAVIACVGGGSNAAGIFAPFAADTGVKLIGVEAGGRGGALGQHAAALSQGQPGVLHGSLSYVLQDADGQTADAHSCSAGLDYPGVGPEHAYWKDSGRVEYVTIDDDEALEGFKTLARCEGILPALETAHAIAYVAKLAPKMGKDKVIVINLSGRGDKDCQEVARLLEGKM
- a CDS encoding alpha/beta fold hydrolase, with the protein product MGEPLPLILFSGMGADQRMFAEQLAAIPNLTVPHWLPPKRDETLRQYAHRLAADIGPDRPCVIGGASFGGFLSLEMLPFVNARACLLVGAVRSPDELPWMIRVVRPLAPLCRLIPFELFLWVAGFLGFSYGWLMPRRIREFLQLGGSLDADFFRWATQAVLTWGKEGPPPATSVPIYHIHGERDWVLPAQLTSPTEVVSKGGHIIAVTHPDQVTAFIRRHS
- the rho gene encoding transcription termination factor Rho → MDAETNAKYEQVKGGKLFIKDLQVMDILKLHDIARDEGIQDYIGLKKQDLIFQILRSRVRQNGLMYGEGVLEILPDGFGFLRSPEFNYLPGPDDIYISPSQIRRFGLRNGHVVQGQIRPPKESERYFALLRVEAINGEDPDKITETGTFEDLTPLHPHKRIVLEADPKDMNMRIVDLVTPIGMGQRMLIVAPPRTGKTVLMQKIANSISTNHPDAVLIILLIDERPEEVTDMERNTKAEVISSTFDEPASRHVQVAEMVIEKAKRYVEFGKNVIILLDSITRLARAYNTEVPHSGKILSGGVDANALQKPKRFFGAARNIEEGGSLTILATALVDTGSKMDEVIFEEFKGTGNSELHLDRRLVDRRTYPAIDINRSGTRREELLLDKKELELVYRLRRVLSDMNPVEAVELLKGRLEKVASNAQFLMSMNLD
- a CDS encoding ammonium transporter gives rise to the protein MSAFILISILLVRVGLGMYLAGLTRAKNAAGVVARVICDFGIAALAFYVLGAAIVTQENNRIFAMDFRHWFNAEAAAEVSVFLLFTTVATGIVIGALGERSRFFAMLPVTIVLAAVVVPVLAFWSRSSLGWLARLSVIDDFGASWLHMAGGVFALFGAKAVGARSNKYHRDGSASIIPGHSVPLAGLGALIMFAGLASLLAAGGGRAALNGVLAGAAGIVASLVLGRLRYGKPDVLLMITGMLGGVVAISAGAANVYPIFAIIIGGGAGVLVPWAAVEIDMRLRIDDPAGAVAIHLVGGAWGTVCAGIFCGRGVGGTFQAIGVQLLALVVAVAVSAAAAFGVFKFLASNLRSNEADEFDGLDLAEHDIGAYPDFQQNSIRSYHLREA
- a CDS encoding orotidine 5'-phosphate decarboxylase / HUMPS family protein, translating into MRPTVQISLDVTTIDEALSTAEMALRAGVDWLEAGTPLIIAEGMNGVRALRQRFPQTPIVADLKTMDGGYLEAELMHKAGATHIVVMARAHEETIKVVVKAGRDLGVKIMGDNLGCPDMVAGAKMLEDLGCDYVIHHIGYDERRGIAARGERMPSPLDELRQVVQAVKVPVQAVGGLTIEQAVATPSYGAPLVVLGAPLTIDADAFKTASGDVEGSLRMICQKVHAYT
- a CDS encoding ABC transporter permease, which translates into the protein MYRTLVIARHTFRESIVQPIFSLLIGIGCALMFIFAMLPFFTLGEDSTMFKSVALDIVLLLVLLTTLFATSKSVYDEIEDRTMLTLMSKPVRKWEVLLGKYLGIIVGALLAIVILGVVISGAIYWRVPTDYQLQVNSLDDLVLKQIADYRLMHIMGMIPSLLLVWLQIAALAAIGVALSVRFSLVVNLPAVILFYVAGNLTRFLGNMDANSSVVTRGLAWLATTVVPFLQVFDFRQHTVYREVRVPGTQFMDAVRHPNAVDLWTIWGYFGVASLYAVGFAIFALAAGLLLFENRELGGAEG
- a CDS encoding SGNH/GDSL hydrolase family protein produces the protein MRSTRRAARCAVEGLESRQLLAAAPSALVAKVPEAAAFQLVYDLNIPKLGGSYNTTAVPYSVNDAAKITTPFDRVAYHLQLTKADGTTQWVYVSADAFTQDAKKLGVPTFASGGAFQNAISNLNVKSNVAGIVQGTGLSGGMMEFWPNSYNTRNAAGVPGASEWGYDFGDEIGLPANGYGSMQIHNYNAQQTLFAYNAWGGLEPTKDAEIGIGNSPTGGKDWTFNKSAGQWSVRRLQVLVRPTTTVPPTSPPPVSPPPVSPPPVSPPVSPPVAGGTRINFQPAAAPTVSGYLVDAGQTYGARNGRTYGWSVSHADAVYDRNVNANQLLDTAVGVKAGGKWELAVPNGKYVVKIAVGDAAATSQNNVWVEGSQLFNQVPLAINAFSTKSVTVNVTDGNLSVGVGSAATGKTKLNYIEVAPSTTPAPTIQLGTILPLGDSITWGYEDKKLPTGGYRSRLYDKLAAAGAGFTYAGSENDPFDSSLQAPKLTRHEGHGAFRTDQVAGNLLGVAPGSNVSSNNGGHWLDGTASHPAINPQIVLLHIGTNDILQKIAPATAAANLDSIIKTLTDARPTAKIFVSTIIPTLDATKMTALKQYNDLLKQVVAKYKALGKKVTLVDMYTQFVDATGAPRASLFSDSVHPTRAGYDKIGDAWSAAILAA
- the tyrS gene encoding tyrosine--tRNA ligase, with the protein product MLPSIDDQIRILSRRCERILSEEDLRKKLARSYATGKPLRIKLGMDPTAPDVTLGHAVPLSVVRQFQEWGHKAVIIIGDYTARVGDPTGRNATRKVLSGEEIDANAKTYVAQVGKILLTSPESLEIRYNGEWLGKMGLVDIIKLASRKSVAQILTREDFAKRYAEGIDIRLHEILYPLLQGWDSVMIDADVEMGGSDQLFNNLVGREFQKEEKPDDPLAGQVVIVTPLLVGTDGVKKMSKSLKNYVGVTDAPSGNDSMFGKIMSLPDSLMESYYTLVTDLPLDEMKRQIASDPRNAKVSLARHIVAKLHSTEAADAAVAEWDRVHSQKGAVPDNVPEVAIEAGEHRMAALLVKAGLAASNGEATRKIKEGAVYLDGEKFLDFHAAISITKPAVVKLGKRFAKLVPA